The following are from one region of the Neurospora crassa OR74A linkage group III, whole genome shotgun sequence genome:
- a CDS encoding dienelactone hydrolase gives MSRRRRHLYPGQHRHSLTLYITRPPLHSSANIHPDTAILLLSDSSGLDSPANLLLADSFARAGYLTVVPDLFSGSPSPIDLTTPGFNLTLFLSEHPPSVTDPIIASTISFLRSSLNVTRIGAAGYCFGGRYAFRFLDDSLPPNERVDVAFVATPTLLQDDEVLEIDGPVSVAAADNDGMVSAARRAEIEALLLETEQEYMVSLYSGTLHGFASSADVSGREQRFAKESAFLQAVRWFDEFLGRGWSGCW, from the exons ATGTCCCGTCGGCGGCGACACCTCTATCCTGGCCAACACCGGCACTCCC TAACACTTTACATCACCCGTCCACCCCTCCACTCTTCCGCCAACATCCATCCAGACACCGCAATCCTTTTACTCTCTGACAGCTCCGGCCTCGACTCCCCTGCAAACCTTCTCCTCGCCGACTCCTTCGCCCGCGCAGGCTACCTCACCGTCGTACCAGACCTCTTCTCTggctccccctcccccatcgACCTGACCACGCCCGGCTTCAACCTCACTTTGTTCCTCTCTGAACATCCACCGAGCGTCACGGACCCCATCATCGCTTCTaccatctccttcctccgctcCTCCTTGAACGTAACTCGTATCGGAGCTGCGGGTTACTGTTTCGGCGGCCGCTATGCCTTCCGCTTCCTCGATGACTCCCTTCCTCCCAATGAAAGGGTAGATGTAGCGTTTGTTGCCACCCCAACTCTGCTACAGGACGACGAGGTACTGGAGATCGATGGACCAGTGAGCGTGGCGGCGGCAGACAATGATGGGATGGTGAGTGCGGCTAGGCGGGCCGAGATTGAGGCGCTGTTGCTGGAGACGGAGCAGGAGTACATGGTTAGTTTGTACTCGGGTACTCTTCATGGATTTGCGAGTAGTGCGGATGTGAGTGGAAGAGAACAAAGATTTGCGAAGGAGAGTGCGTTCTTGCAGGCGGTTAGGTGGTTTGACGAGTTTCTTGGAAGGGGGTGGAGTGGGTGCTGGTGA
- a CDS encoding high affinity nickel transporter nic1: MARLKLPHLRLPPPLSYIPRPALHLITLLILINCLVWAGVGITLHYFPKMISPAVLSYTLGLRHALDADHISAIDLMTRRLIASGQRPVAVGTFFSLGHSTVVIITCIVVAATSGALRDRFDGFQRVGGIIGTSVSAAFLIILGVGNGWVLYKLVKRLRVVMKEQRERRRRVEEGEDLRAEEEQEAMNNLQLEGAGFLARVFRRVFAIVDRPWKMYPLGVLFGLGFDTSSEVALLGIASIQAVQGTSIWLILIFPILFTAGMCMLDTTDGALMMALYTSKAFSRDVVAILYYSIVLTGITVVVSAFIGVIQILSLAYNVAEPTGRFWDGVEAIGDHYDVIGGCICGLFVVVGLASVIIYRPWRKKMEDRMDAMSILDVESPVASPAAVADGAMSPYADSPVVTPLERVPERIV, encoded by the exons ATGGCCCGCCTCAAACTCCCCCACCTCCGGCTCCCACCACCCCTCTCCTACATCCCCCGCCCCGCCCTCCACCTCATcaccctcctcatcctcatcaactGCCTCGTCTGGGCCGGCGTCGGCATCACCCTGCACTACTTCCCCAAGATGATCTCGCCCGCCGTGCTCTCCTACACCCTCGGCCTCCGCCACGCCCTCGACGCCGACCACATCAGCGCCATCGACCTGATGACGCGCCGTCTGATTGCTTCCGGTCAGCGACCCGTAGCCGTGGGCACCTTTTTCAGCTTGGGACACAGCACCGTTGTCATCATCACTTGCATCGTGGTAGCTGCGACGAGTGGAGCGCTAAGAGACAGGTTTGATGGGTTTCAGCGGGTGGGCGGCATCATTGGCACGTCTGTGAGCGCCGCCTTTTTGATTATCTTGGGAGTGGGGAACGGGTGGGTGTTGTATAAGCTGGTGAAGCGGTTGCGGGTGGTGATGAAGGAGCAGAGGGAGCGCAGAAggagggtggaggaaggagaggatttgcgagccgaggaggagcaggaggccATGAATAACTTGCAGTTGGAAGGGGCCGGGTTTCTGGCGAGGGTGTTTAGGAGGGTGTTTGCCATTGTGGATCGGCCGTGGAAGATGTACCCGCTGGGTGTACTGTTTGGACTCGGGTTCGATACCAGTTCGGAGGTGGCCTTGCTGGGGATTGCGAGCATACAGGCAGTGCAGGGGACGAGCATCTGGTTGATTCTGATTTTTCCGATTTTGTTTACTG CCGGCATGTGCATGCTCGACACGACCGACGGCGCCCTGATGATGGCCCTGTACACATCCAAGGCCTTCTCGAGAGACGTGGTGGCCATCCTGTACTACTCGATTGTGCTTACCGGCATCACGGTCGTTGTGTCGGCCTTCATCGGCGTCATCCAGATCCTGTCGCTTGCCTACAACGTGGCCGAGCCGACAGGTCGTTTCTGGGATGGGGTTGAAGCGATAGGCGATCACTACGACGTTATTGGCGGATGCATCTGCGGCTTGTTTGTCGTTGTCGGTCTGGCGTCGGTCATCATCTATCGCCCCTGGAGGAAAAAGATGGAGGATCGGATGGATGCCATGAGCATATTGGATGTCGAAAGCCCGGTCGCGTCGCCCGCTGCGGTTGCGGATGGTGCTATGAGCCCGTATGCCGATAGTCCGGTGGTCACGCCCTTGGAACGTGTTCCGGAACGGATTGTTTGA
- a CDS encoding UDP-glucose dehydrogenase: MDANHTQHCCCSRREGPQSPLLTPSPGPLTRSLPSTQSLASALSPGASTPGSWTAHPWSPESANTSPPSTRSGSPELKVRFQTEKVEIAPRVDVAEVLPTVTKSVKSICFVGAGFVGGPTAAVIAYHNPDITVNVVDLNEQRIAAWNSSQLPIHEDGLLKVVRTARDGTVDTTVKIPGLPRSFKLDARSPNLVFSTKVNEAIEVADVIFICVNTPTKTYGLGAGSMADISMVESASRTVAQHAKKGAIIVEKSTVPCGTARVIQDIFKYYRPNDEFEILSNPEFLAEGTAVENLMHPDRILIGSARTLAGMKAAESLKNVYAAWVPQERIITVNTFSSELSKLVANTMLAQRISSMNAVSAMCEEIGLGSDVDDVSLALGQDSRIGPKFLQAGVGFGGSCFEKDILNLSYLARELHLDVVADYWLGILKINEYQRERYAHRVVKELNGSLRGKKISVLGFAFKDGTNDTRNSIAVHIIKSLAEEMPLEIGIFDPGCAANEIMEEIEKIGLTKAQLERVKICSNWRESVKQASAVCILTQWKQFRGAQLGRSTKKPVKTPSQPLTKTFVNGKLTEMAILELEAMVARDLNITDEDPLHRLKPEATAEGFEIFGLAASMLEEISQEPVNWAEAASLMQEPRWVFDGRNVVDPIELQSLGFKVRGIGK, encoded by the exons ATGGACGCCAACCACACTCAACATTGCTGTTGCTCCCGCCGGGAGGGCCCCCAGTCGCCCTTGCTTACCCCATCACCAGGCCCTCTTACTAGATCACTCCCTAGCACCCAGTCGCTCGCTTCCGCTTTGAGCCCGGGTGCCTCGACACCAGGCTCGTGGACCGCCCATCCGTGGTCTCCGGAAAGCGCAAACACTTCACCGCCTAGCACACGGTCAGGCTCGCCAGAGCTCAAGGTGAGGTTTCAGACAGAGAAGGTCGAGATTGCTCCACGAGTAGATGTGGCCGAGGTGCTCCCTACTGTGACCAAGTCAGTGAAGAGCATCTGCTTCGTCGGCGCAGGATTTGTTG GTGGACCAACTGCCGCCGTCATTGCCTACCACAACCCAGACATCACGGTCAACGTTGTTGATCTGAACGAGCAGCGAATTGCGGCTTGGAACTCGAGCCAGCTCCCAATTCACGAGGATGGTTTGTTGAAGGTTGTGAGGACAGCTCGCGATGGTACGGTGGACACCACGGTGAAGATTCCGGGGCTTCCTAGATCCTTCAAGCTCGATGCTCGCAGTCCCAACCTGGTATTCTCGACCAAGGTGAACGAGGCCATCGAGGTGGCCGATGTCATCTTCATCTGCGTTAACACACCCACCAAGACCTATGGTCTGGGAGCCGGGTCGATGGCCGATATCAGCATGGTGGAAAGTGCTAGCAGGACCGTGGCGCAACACGCCAAGAAGGGAGCCATCATTGTTGAAAAGAGTACTGTCCCATGCGGTACAGCTCGTGTCATTCAAGATATT TTCAAATACTACCGCCCCAATGACGAGTTCGAGATTCTATCGAACCCCGAGTTCCTGGCCGAGGGCACCGCCGTCGAGAACCTCATGCACCCGGATCGCATCCTCATTGGCAGTGCCCGCACCTTGGCCGGCATGAAAGCGGCCGAGAGTCTCAAGAACGTATATGCCGCGTGGGTTCCTCAAGAACGTATCATTACTGTCAACACCTTTAGCAGTGAGCTGTCGAAGCTTGTCGCCAACACGATGCTGGCCCAGCGTATCAGCAGCATGAACGCGGTGAGCGCCATGTGCGAGGAGATTGGTCTGGGATCGGATGTGGACGATGTCAGCCTGGCCCTCGGACAGGATTCACGAATCGGGCCCAAGTTCCTCCAGGCCGGTGTGGGTTTCGGTGGGTCTTGTTTTGAGAAGGATATCCTCAACCTCTCGTATTTGGCAAGGGAACTGCACCTGGATGTGGTCGCCGACTACTGGCTAGGTATTCTGAAGATCAACGAGTATCAGCGTGAGAGGTATGCGCACAGGGTGGTCAAGGAGTTGAACGGATCGCTGCGCGGAAAGAAGATTTCCGTGCTGGGCTTTGCTTTCAAGGACGGCACCAACGACACGCGCAACAGTATTGCGGTGCACATCATCAAGAGCCTGGCGGAGGAGATGCCATTGGAGATTGGCATCTTTGACCCTGGGTGCGCCGCAAACGAGATCATggaggagattgagaagATCGGCTTGACCAAGGCGCAACTGGAGCGTGTCAAGATTTGCAGCAACTGGCGCGAATCTGTCAAGCAAGCGAGCGCTGTGTGCATCCTGACCCAGTGGAAGCAGTTCCGCGGCGCCCAGCTCGGTCGCTCGACGAAGAAACCCGTCAAGACACCGTCTCAGCCACTCACCAAGACCTTTGTTAACGGCAAGCTCACCGAGATGGCCATCTTGGAGCTGGAGGCCATGGTTGCGCGCGACCTCAACATTACCGACGAGGACCCTCTCCACAGACTCAAGCCCGAGGCTACTGCTGAGGGATTCGAGATCTTTGGTTTGGCGGCATCCATGCTGGAGGAAATCAGTCAGGAACCCGTCAACTGGGCTGAGGCCGCGTCGCTGATGCAGGAGCCCCGATGGGTGTTTGACGGGCGCAACGTCGTCGATCCCATTGAGCTCCAATCGCTCGGGTTCAAGGTCCGCGGCATCGGCAAGTGA
- a CDS encoding acyltransferase — MPGDLDHDLVDTSHDPEKWHDNRNSCRFPLLRKPIIAIMTALTIPSSTASGLVNRLTTVFALPSFDAPEKLRPTAYLDGLRGFAAFLVYWHHHELWSHGLVRDAIFEQGYGFDGQHYFSALPFVRNFFGGGHYAVATFFVISGYVLSVKPMRLIHAGEQETLADNLASALFRRWLRLFMPLIATTFLFMTSWHAFGIWVDSAKPQSNYHDEFWWWYAEVKNFSFIYHLGGEPWLSYNFHLWSIPVEFRGSMVIYTSLLAFSRCTRKARLWCQVALIFYFVYIVDGTHYALFSAGMLLNDLDLLAMKDDLPSFLTQLEPFSKHLFYSLFVVSFYLGGVPVHTKDINDLAKTPGWYYLSFLKPQAVYDYKWFYLFWAGVFLVVSVPRIPWLKRFFETRFCQYLGRISFALYLVHGPILWTIGDRIYTAVGWAREPQITMLANWVNKFPLPMAGPFGLEMAFLLPHIILLPLTLYVAEISTRLFDEPSVTFPNWLYKQVLGSGQQPTRLP, encoded by the coding sequence ATGCCTGGCGATCTCGACCACGACCTCGTCGACACCTCCCACGACCCCGAAAAGTGGCATGACAACCGAAACTCGTGTCGCTTCCCTCTTCTGCGGAAgcccatcatcgccatcatgaCGGCCCTGACCATCCCTTCCTCGACGGCCTCGGGCCTCGTCAATCGCCTTACAACCGTGTTTGCCCTGCCCAGCTTCGATGCGCCCGAAAAGCTGCGACCAACGGCCTACCTCGACGGCCTGCGCGGCTTCGCTGCCTTCCTCGTCTACTGGCACCACCACGAACTCTGGTCGCATGGCCTGGTGCGCGACGCCATCTTCGAGCAAGGCTACGGTTTCGACGGCCAACACTACTTTAGCGCCCTTCCCTTTGTCCGCAACTTCTTTGGCGGCGGCCACTATGCCGTCGCAACCTTCTTCGTCATCTCGGGCTACGTCCTCTCCGTCAAGCCCATGCGCCTAATCCACGCCGGCGAACAAGAAACGTTGGCCGATAACCTGGCGTCGGCACTGTTCCGACGATGGCTGCGGCTCTTCATGCCCCTGATTGCCACCACGTTCCTGTTCATGACCTCATGGCATGCCTTTGGCATCTGGGTCGACTCGGCCAAACCGCAGTCCAACTACCACGACGAGTTCTGGTGGTGGTACGCAGAGGTCAAGAATTTCAGCTTCATCTACCACCTCGGCGGCGAGCCCTGGCTGAGCTACAACTTCCATCTGTGGTCCATCCCGGTGGAATTCAGGGGGTCCATGGTCATCTACACCAGTCTTCTCGCCTTTTCGCGATGCACAAGAAAGGCTAGGCTGTGGTGTCAGGTCGCCTTGATCTTCTACTTTGTCTACATTGTCGACGGAACCCATTACGCCCTTTTTAGCGCCGGTATGCTTCTCAACGATCTGGACTTGTTGGCTATGAAGGATGACCTGCCCAGCTTCCTTACTCAGCTCGAGCCATTCAGCAAGCACCTCTTCTACTCCCTCTTTGTAGTCAGCTTCTACCTCGGAGGCGTGCCCGTTCACACCAAGGACATCAACGACCTGGCCAAGACTCCTGGGTGGTACTACCTGTCATTCCTCAAGCCGCAGGCTGTCTACGATTACAAGTGGTTCTACCTGTTCTGGGCTGGTGTTTTCTTGGTGGTCTCAGTTCCACGCATCCCCTGGCTCAAGCGATTCTTTGAGACGCGCTTCTGCCAGTACCTGGGTCGCATCTCTTTTGCGCTTTACCTGGTCCATGGTCCTATTCTTTGGACGATTGGCGACAGAATCTACACGGCTGTTGGTTGGGCCAGGGAGCCTCAGATTACCATGCTGGCCAACTGGGTCAACAAGTTCCCCTTGCCCATGGCTGGACCGTTTGGCCTTGAGATGGCCTTCTTGCTGCCGCATATCATCCTCTTGCCATTGACCTTGTACGTCGCCGAGATCTCGACGAGGCTCTTTGACGAGCCCAGCGTTACCTTTCCCAATTGGCTTTACAAGCAGGTGTTGGGAAGTGGGCAGCAGCCCACTAGGTTACCTTGA
- a CDS encoding alpha-1,6-mannosyltransferase Och1 — MSSPPLSPLSPLSPTLGNIPIKWRRVSETGTGAFRNRIPTQLRRALPLYAVVAVLLFLMFNAHVVTLPPSASSILNGHHQQQPADHGFPKKIWQSWKVDPYNMATRDLNTAKTWTSKNPGYRYELLTDNNDMVYVEEQYGPHGINRPDIIDFYRAVNISIIKADLLRYLIMYAEGGVYADIDVEALRPIKRFVPERYWDSLSEIDMVVGIEIDQPEFRDHPILGSKCMSFCQWTFMCKPRLPVMLNLVENIMTWLNSLAAQQQVHLSELHLDFDEVISGTGPSAFTIALLKEMNRISHSPKEITWDNFHAMDESKVVSRVLVLDVEAFAAGQGHSDSGNHNARGALVKHHYHASNWPSKHPRYAHPVYGEVERCNWDLACVQKWDRDVEAYKSLSIEEQNKLKEERRMELEKLREQQLKEQEQAIRLEQFGEAVRKAEEEQRRREELEREMKERMRVEDQALKPLHPEQAGAEEKKEGEELIMFGGRPVPGQGQDMGAIGEGEQKKVVEQQQPVFGQPMPQNDKPFGGL, encoded by the coding sequence ATGAGCTCTCCACCGTTATCTCCCCTGTCGCCCTTGTCGCCCACTCTGGGCAATATCCCCATCAAGTGGAGACGGGTGTCCGAGACGGGGACGGGGGCCTTCAGGAACCGGATCCCCACGCAGCTTCGGCGGGCCCTCCCTCTGTacgccgtcgtcgccgtcctcctcttcctcatgtTCAACGCCCACGTCGTGACATTGCCTCCCTCGGCCAGCAGCATACTCAacggccatcatcaacaacagcctgCTGACCATGGCTTCCCCAAGAAGATCTGGCAATCCTGGAAGGTCGACCCCTACAACATGGCCACTCGCGACCTCAACACGGCCAAGACGTGGACCAGCAAGAACCCGGGCTACCGCTACGAGCTCTTGACGGATAACAACGACATGGTCTACGTGGAAGAGCAGTATGGTCCCCACGGAATCAACCGCCCAGACATTATCGACTTTTATCGCGCCGTCAAcatctccatcatcaaaGCCGACTTGCTGCGGTACCTCATCATGTACGCCGAAGGTGGCGTCTACGCCGACATTGACGTTGAGGCTCTGCGGCCCATCAAACGATTCGTGCCTGAACGCTACTGGGACTCGCTTTCGGAAATCGACATGGTGGTCGGCATCGAGATCGACCAGCCCGAATTCCGCGACCACCCGATTTTGGGGTCCAAATGCATGTCCTTCTGCCAATGGACCTTCATGTGCAAGCCTCGGTTACCCGTCATGCTCAACCTCGTCGAAAACATCATGACCTGGCTTAACTCGCTTGCCGCACAGCAACAGGTCCACCTCTCGGAACTGCACCTCGACTTTGACGAAGTCATTTCCGGCACGGGACCCTCGGCTTTCACCATTGCGTTGCTGAAGGAAATGAATCGCATCTCTCATAGCCCAAAGGAAATCACCTGGGATAATTTCCACGCCATGGACGAATCCAAGGTCGTTTCCCGCGTGCTGGTACTAGACGTCGAAGCCTTTGCCGCTGGCCAGGGCCACTCGGACTCAGGTAACCACAATGCCCGCGGTGCGTTGGTCAAGCATCACTACCACGCATCGAATTGGCCGTCCAAACACCCGCGCTACGCACACCCCGTGTACGGCGAGGTCGAGAGATGTAATTGGGATTTGGCCTGCGTGCAGAAGTGGGATCGCGACGTGGAGGCGTACAAGTCGCTTTCGATTGAAGAGCAAAACAAGTTaaaggaggaaaggaggaTGGAGCTGGAGAAGTTGCGGGAGCAGCAGCTGAAGGAACAGGAGCAGGCGATCCGGCTGGAGCAGTTTGGCGAGGCGGTGCgcaaggcggaggaagagcagaggaggagagaggagttggagagggagatgaaGGAACGGATGAGGGTCGAGGATCAGGCGCTGAAGCCGCTGCATCCGGAGCAGGCCggggcggaggagaagaaggagggggaggagttGATTATGTTTGGGGGAAGGCCGGTGccggggcaggggcaggacATGGGCGCAATTGGAGAGggggagcagaagaaggtggtggagcagcagcagccggtGTTTGGACAGCCGATGCCGCAGAATGATAAACCGTTTGGTGGGTTGTGA